The DNA region TCacgggagagggaaagggagagaaggtcTTCCCCTAAGAGAGCCTGGGGCTTAGCTGTTGTTGTTCCTGGggctttcagctggacagcctgtggtgggcaaGTAGGGGCCTTGGCTTCCCCAAGGttgggtgcagtgctgctgctcatgtgtttctgttttctgcttccccctgccctctctcacaggtgcccctccagccccagaacatgtcctgctgcaccccgtgcctgccatgccagccctgcggcccgaccccgctggccaacagctgcaatgagccctgtgtcaggcagtgccagagctccaatgtcgtcatccagccctccgccgtggtggtgaccctgcccggacccatcctcagctccttcccacagaacaccgttgtgggatcctccacctccgccgctgttggcagcatcctcagctgtgatggagtgcccatctcttctggaggctttgacctctcctgcattaccagccgctactgtggcagcagatgtcgaccctgctaaagctgctggcagcttcctcgggcaagaacctccaagacctcagaacatggtgctcGACAGAAGATAGAGCTTTGGGGCATTGGATTTAGAGATTCGGGCCAATTTTTCCTGCTtccactcttctctctctctttgccttgCTGTCACTGTCTCCCAGCACCAGCTTGGCGGGGACATGTtggcctccctccctctgcagggcaggcagatggACACCCTGCTGAAGCTCCACCGCATCTCAGTGGCTGTCCCTGGTGCTCCCTATGagccacctccttttctttttcagactcattaaagtcgTGCTGCATCCAAACCTGGGACTCtgactcctcctctcttctgtggcaggtcttccagtctgctcaggaaaaaagtgattgtttGGAGAGGAGTAGGTTAGGCGTAAAAGAAGACTCTCCCTTAGTCCCAGAGGAAAAAGAGGGtaggactcagtgcactgggttgCCTGTTGTGCCCCGTGTCTTGGACCTGAGGAAGACATTCCTGGCTACTCCACAGACAATGGCCAtcagtcagccttgctgcatctgttcccagatgggcctggagcactgggccctggagCAGGTTCTGTCAATGGGGAGCCCAACAACTGCTGTCCTGGAGTGAGGAGCCCATGGCTGTGGGAGGCCAAGGGATggggtcagcagcccctctggctcttggggaaggcatgtcctctaggcctggatggagctgtgctgcgggAGGAGTCTCAAGCAGAcaatggctccaaagggtggcagaAGTGGGGATATGGAGACAATAATACCTGgggacagcccacagcctcatctccccctctccttcctttccattgcctcatctcgggtCCATGGCCACCACCCACAGGAGCACGGGTAAATGTTGTAGGTACCTCATATAGTCCCTGAGCGCCTGGCAGGGCCCAACTGCTCTCCAGATCTGCAGGGCTGAGGCACTTCACCAGCTGGTACTGGTATCAGCCACACAATGGAGTCACCACTCCTTGTGAATCCAACAGCCCCATgggccactgcagctccaggagagtACCCAGTGCCCAGACACCCACGGCTGCTCTCTggtccttggtctcctccaagcctggggcagcttgcctgggcTTCTCAGGCTCCACCACTGCCAGACTCACTACCAACTCCAgaaaggctctgtgcaagagctgttgccccctccattcccactggGACATTGTGGTGACAGTGGGAcccttttctgtgctcagcagcttctctcaTCTCTCTCTGCTGGACCATTCTCAGCCCTCTTGCTTTGCCTGGTATTCTTGGGCACCAGCTGGACCAAAACACTTTGCATATCACAGGCCTTGGCCAGCTGGGCTCAAATCAATGGCTCAGGCACACAGTCCCCCCCAAACCATGTGAAGTTTCACTCACACCTCTCCTCCAGCCTATGGTTTTGGGGCTGAGGCACCATCTTTCTTCGTCTCACTGGGCACTGGGCACCTTCTTGCTGTGCCCAGAAATCAAGGCGTCACCTGCTCCTTGATAAGACCTGCCGTCCCAGCACTGGAGTCAGTTCCCAGCACCCAGGCATCTCCGGGTCCTCCTCACTGTGTGCGTGACGCTCACAGGTATCCCCACAGGTCGAGAATCGGTCGCGCCCCAGGGACACCAAGGTACAGGACAGGTACCAACCCAAGCGTAGCACAAATGCTGGGGATGACCTTGCCCATACCAAGCTGCCCAGGCTCCCCAAGTGCTCTGAGCTCTGATCACACCACCACTGCTCCTCACATGCAGGCCAGggccttcccagcactgcagtccTTGGCTGATGGAGATTGGTCACTGCCCCTTATCTGCTCCATGTGGCTTCTTGTGGTGAGTGAgcctctttcctctttgcagctgctcttAAAGCAGCGGACGACTGTGATgcggtccccctgagccttctgttcttcagggagaaaagactgaactctgtcagtctttcctcacaggacaggttcTCCAATCCTTTGGTCCTCTTTGACACACACAAGGTGGTGGCAGTAGGCAGCAGATCAGGATCAACAGAGGCCGAGTCAGAGGACTTGCATCCCAGCAGTGGCAGCCCCCACCTCCAACACATCAGTGACCAGGTCTTCCTAGGTGATTCAGCCTTGGATTCTAATCCATCTGATCATCCCAGAGCAAGCACAATCTTCCTAGACAAATCTCAAACAGATGTGCCGGACAAGAGGCGGAAGAGCCATATCAACCAAGTTTCTCCTGGGCAGCTTGCAGAAATATACACCTCACGCTCAACAATATTTACAGAGAGCTGCACAGTCAGTCAACCTAATCTCAGAAGCACAACAAAGTGCGACATTACCAATAGTCTACcatgaaaaggacagagattcaGAGAGAGGATTGgatctttctgaggaaaaatctCATCCTCTCCCACAGGAAGAAGTTCCGATGGCTACTACAGGCGTGGCGCTGATCACAAGCGCATCACCTGGTTGGTTCAgacctgtttcagtgcttcccAGTTGAAGATGCAATTTGGTGTACTTGGAAAGGCTTATAGTCTATGTAGAGATTTATATACACCCTAGTAGCTGTAAGGAGAAAGTCCTAGGAGCTAGAACGCTGGCTTCTAAAgcagggatcatagaatcacagaatggtagggtttggaagggacctctggggatcatctagtccaatccacatgtcaaagcaggttcaactagagcaggctgcacaggacatcgtCCAggaggggtttgaatatctccagagaaggagaatccacgacacctctgggcagttttttccagtgctccatcaccctcaaattaagcaagttcttcctcgtgttcaggtggaactttctatgcatcagtctgtgcttgttgccccttgtcctgtcactgggcaccccggAAAAGAGTATGGCcacatcctcttgatacccacccttaagatatttctaagcatttgtgagatcccctctcagtcttcttcaggctaaacaagcccagctccctcagtattttCTCATAAGAAAGATGCTCCCGTGCCCTAACCACTtttgtagacctccgctggactctctctactaGGTCTAGTTTTCATGGAGATGTTTTGCTTGAGGAGCTCCCTCTGTGCCTGTTCATAATACCAGAtagcaggaggagaagcccagctcccactggAATGTATAATGTCCTCAGTGACACATTAGGGCAATGATCCAGTGGGATGTTGTtgcttagccccagctggcaacaaagaaccatgcagtcgcTCTATCGCTCCTcttcctggtggggtggggaggagaccagcaagaaaaag from Opisthocomus hoazin isolate bOpiHoa1 chromosome 26, bOpiHoa1.hap1, whole genome shotgun sequence includes:
- the LOC142364273 gene encoding LOW QUALITY PROTEIN: cyclin-Y-like protein 1-B (The sequence of the model RefSeq protein was modified relative to this genomic sequence to represent the inferred CDS: inserted 5 bases in 3 codons); translated protein: MATTHRSTGIPTGRESVAPQGHQAALKAADDCDADRFSNPLVLFDTHKVVAVGSRSGSTEAESEDLHPSSGSPHLQHISDQVFLGDSALDSNPSDHPRASTIFLDKSQTDVPDKRRKSHINQVSPGQLAEIYTSRSTIFTESCTVSQPNLRSTTKCXTLPIVYHEKDRDSERGLDLSEEKSHPLPQEEVXDGYYRRGADHKRITWLVQTCFSASQLKMQXLVYLERLIVYVEIYIHPSSCKEKVLGARTLASKAGIIESQNAEAGAVVYMTHLLTQG